The following are from one region of the Vitis riparia cultivar Riparia Gloire de Montpellier isolate 1030 chromosome 9, EGFV_Vit.rip_1.0, whole genome shotgun sequence genome:
- the LOC117921803 gene encoding uncharacterized protein LOC117921803, with translation MKWRVERLKDFDENAVSQNNVPVLPRLKLTTIISFFYGHYGGDEILEKYYAAECAINSYQKGIQQQLGIMHGLIHRLDARRERNVHFPTTGHSGYAADDFPEAEHDSPYAPYDMPFHHTEEVPDTPIRHPPIIGARMEELAVVSDFVCVAKLGHIYFVLVYVYSE, from the exons ATGAAATGGAGAGTTGAAAGGTTGAAGGATTTTGATGAGAATGCAGTTTCTCAAAACAAT GTGCCCGTTCTTCCAAGGTTGAAGCTTACAACAATCATTTCATTCTTCTATGGCCACTACGGAGGTGAT GAAATCTTGGAGAAGTACTATGCAGCAGAATGCGCAATAAATTCATATCAAAAAGGCATTCAGCAGCAGCTTGGCATCATGCATGGTCTGATCCATAGATTGGATGCTCGAAGAGAAAGAAATGTACATTTCCCTACTACTGGTCACTCGGGCTATGCAGcagatgactttcctgaggccGAGCATGATTCACCCTATGCCCCATATGACATGCCATTCCATCACACTGAAGAAGTACCAGACACTCCTATTCGGCATCCACCTATTATTGGGGctcgtatggaggagcttgctGTTGTCAGCGATTTTGTTTGTGTTGCAAAACTGGgacatatatattttgtattagtATATGTATATTCAGAGTAG